The following are encoded in a window of Leeia aquatica genomic DNA:
- the adk gene encoding adenylate kinase produces MKLILLGAPGAGKGTQANYLKAHFGIPQISTGDMLRAAVAAGSPLGLQAKAVMDAGQLVSDDIIIGLVKERIAQPDCAKGFLFDGFPRTIPQADALQAAGVAIDYVVEIDVPDSEIVERMSGRRVHLPSGRTYHIKFNPPKQDGVDDETGEALVQRPDDHEDTVKKRLDVYHTQTEVLVGYYSEQAKAGDRSAPKYVKVAGVGSVEGIRDSILAALGS; encoded by the coding sequence ATGAAACTGATTTTGTTGGGCGCACCGGGTGCAGGCAAAGGCACCCAGGCCAACTACCTGAAGGCCCACTTCGGCATTCCGCAAATTTCGACTGGCGACATGCTGCGTGCCGCCGTGGCCGCAGGCTCGCCGCTGGGTCTACAGGCCAAGGCCGTCATGGACGCGGGTCAATTGGTATCCGACGACATCATCATCGGTCTGGTCAAGGAGCGTATCGCCCAGCCGGACTGCGCCAAGGGCTTTCTGTTTGATGGCTTTCCGCGCACTATCCCGCAAGCCGATGCCTTGCAGGCCGCCGGTGTTGCGATTGATTACGTGGTGGAGATCGACGTACCGGACAGCGAGATCGTCGAGCGCATGTCAGGCCGTCGCGTTCACCTGCCGTCGGGCCGCACTTACCATATCAAGTTCAACCCGCCGAAACAGGATGGCGTGGATGACGAAACCGGCGAAGCCTTGGTGCAGCGCCCGGACGACCATGAAGATACCGTGAAAAAGCGCCTGGATGTGTACCACACCCAGACCGAAGTGCTGGTGGGCTACTACTCCGAACAAGCCAAAGCCGGGGACCGCAGCGCACCGAAATATGTGAAGGTGGCCGGTGTGGGTAGTGTGGAAGGCATTCGCGACAGCATTCTGGCGGCACTGGGCAGCTAA
- a CDS encoding class 1 fructose-bisphosphatase — translation MSRVTLSRYLIEQTRDHGTPADLRFLIEVVARACKAISHAVSKGALGGVLGNAGTDNVQGEAQKKLDVISNEILLEANEWGGHLAAMASEEMDTVYPIPGRFPKGAYMLLFDPLDGSSNIDINGSVGTIFSVLRCPDGVSEPGEADFLQPGVTQVAAGYAMYGPQTILMLTLGSGVKGFTLDRELGSFVLTHDDIRIPEQTQEFAINTSNARHWEAPVQRYVEELLAGQTGPLGKNYNMRWIAAMVGDVHRILTRGGIFMYPWDAREPNKPGKLRLMYEANPMSFIVEQAGGAATNGRQRILDIQPSSLHERVAVFLGSKAEVERITRYHLEADAAR, via the coding sequence ATGTCCCGTGTCACCCTCAGCCGTTACCTGATCGAACAAACCCGCGATCATGGCACCCCTGCTGACCTGCGTTTCCTGATTGAAGTGGTGGCCCGTGCCTGCAAGGCCATCAGCCATGCCGTGTCGAAAGGCGCGCTGGGTGGCGTGCTGGGCAATGCGGGTACGGATAATGTCCAGGGTGAGGCACAAAAGAAGCTGGATGTGATCTCTAATGAGATTCTGCTGGAGGCCAATGAATGGGGCGGCCATCTGGCGGCGATGGCGTCCGAGGAAATGGACACGGTATACCCCATTCCTGGCCGTTTCCCCAAGGGCGCCTACATGCTGTTGTTCGATCCGCTGGATGGCTCCAGCAATATCGACATCAATGGCTCGGTGGGGACCATCTTCTCGGTGTTGCGCTGCCCGGATGGGGTGAGTGAACCCGGTGAAGCCGATTTTCTGCAGCCCGGGGTGACCCAGGTGGCGGCAGGCTACGCCATGTATGGTCCGCAAACCATCCTGATGCTGACGCTGGGCAGTGGGGTCAAGGGCTTTACGCTGGATCGCGAGCTGGGCTCGTTTGTGCTGACCCACGACGACATTCGCATCCCTGAGCAAACGCAGGAATTTGCCATCAATACCTCCAATGCTCGCCATTGGGAGGCTCCGGTACAGCGTTATGTGGAAGAGTTGCTGGCAGGCCAGACCGGGCCGCTGGGCAAGAACTACAATATGCGCTGGATCGCCGCCATGGTGGGCGATGTGCACCGCATCCTCACTCGGGGCGGGATTTTCATGTACCCGTGGGATGCGCGTGAACCGAACAAGCCGGGCAAGCTACGCCTGATGTATGAGGCCAACCCGATGAGTTTCATTGTGGAGCAAGCCGGTGGCGCGGCAACCAACGGTCGCCAGCGCATCCTCGATATTCAGCCTTCGAGTCTGCATGAGCGGGTCGCGGTGTTTCTGGGCTCAAAAGCCGAGGTGGAGCGGATTACCCGTTATCATCTGGAGGCGGACGCTGCCCGCTGA